The genomic DNA GAGGAGCATCTTCATCAAGAGGATGGAGGGCCCGACCACAGCCAGAGAAACGCTGATTCAGAGGAAGGTGCAGGTATGCACGGTGGCTTCATTCTGCTGCTGCATGCAATGACAAGACTTCCTTTTCTCTTTGCTGATTCTCAGCAAAACTTCAGTTATGCCACGTCAGCAAACATGTAACAGATCAGAGACTCTTCCATATCTGTTCAGTTTTTCATAACTTTAGTAACCTGCTGGCTTCAGAGGGAAAAAGAAGATTGTCAACATTATTGTCTAATGATCCAATCTGATTGTAGTAGAAATAGAAGAAACTGTGAACTTTAGAATGTTCAAAAGCTCGTCTTTGTGCTCTCCAAGCCTCTCATGGGAGTCCAGATGTTGGCGAGGAAGGAGCAGAGAAGACCAGAGAAGTGGGAGAACagaaggaagaggagaaaaggaggaagTCACTCCTGTCCGCTTTGGAGCAAATTGgaaggagagaggaggaagaggaggaagaggaggagtttCAGATGCCTCAGCGAGAAGACGACAGCGTGCTGTCTTTGAACAAGTGCATTCTGGGAGCTGTCATTCTGTTGGGGATTGGCACCATCTTTTTTTCAGGTGAGTGCATTTgaaactggttaaaaaaaatagtaatccagactgttttaatgataaatgaGGGCAGTGGTGCAGATCAGAGGACGGTTTGAGACTGAGCTGTATTATACCTGCAGGTGTCCTCATGGACCTGGATGGAGGTAGGTTGTTTCAGTGTTGCTCTGTGTGAAGATGTCGCAGTTTGCTTCTGACTGCAGCATGTGAAATACACCTGCTTAAGAAGTTTGCATGAAGGACGATCACCTTAAAAAGCTGCCTGTGCTTTCATGCATGGGAAGCTACTTTCCTGATTATTTGCTAAGAACTTTGTCAGATTGATGCCCTTTGGTTTCAGTTGCCTGTATGAAACTACTTCTGAGAGGTCACCCAGTTGCACTTTTGACTTGCATCTGTTGTATCGCcacaattttgacttttatttaaaagatttctgagctttttgtgtttatctCATATGAAATACGAATGTCACTGGGAAAAACTTCAGCTAAATGTGTCTCTGCAGTTGCTTTGTGTTGTAAAGTGTCCACACAGTCGCACAGCCTGTAGTCTGACAGGGAAATGTTGACACTTTTACCCAACTTTGGTTAATGATTTGCAGAGGGTGACCATGTGACACGGGAGATGAGAGATGCAGATGCTCCAGGGAAACAGGTCAGCTTTGTCTTTCCAACTTCTAAATAGCTTGTATTCTTCTGTGTAACCTTTTGTAAGAGTACAATCAAGGTTCCTGTATTTGTTATCAGCCAAACAGTGCGGCTGTGTGCAGATTCTATCACTATTTTATAACCCTacatagtgtgggactatccaatttgctggattttttttacaattcagtcacacttttctattttttaatgccAAATATGAGTTCACCTATTTgccaaacttaaaaaatgataaatatgtacattttacaaataatatttatgaatccactgtgtactgatgaggaaaacttggatgatttattaaaaaaaaaactacatcagGGTCTTAAATCaatactcagagatgcatgaaAGGAGCAAAATTActctttggggttgtttttgtgaagaattaacgttataaaacaattaaaagctcTGTTAATTttagcatgatataggccctttaaatacATCGTTTTCAATGAGAAATAGGtgaaacgcaatgcattgtgggctaAATTCAACCATCTAGGCAGCATCAGTGCACAGTAGTTTTTGCCAGAGGAATTTCCCAAACACCTGATTTTGGAAAGGTACATTCAAACACCCCAACCAAATGGCGAGCGCCCTTTATAGCGCACCAAGTAGTGAGTGAATTTGGACACAAGCTGAGACTTTAGAAAAATAGCCACTGCAACAACTATCTTCTGGAAACTGTTCTattctacaatttttttcttttcttggctAATCAGGCCGATAGTTTAGACTGGTAGCAGTTATTCCAGCGCCTGCATTGTTCCTCAGCGTGTGGTTTGAATGTTTCATCAGGAATGGCTCAGCCCTGAGGCTCTTCCACCTCTAGTTGATGCTGACGGCTCAGAGCTCCTGAAGAAACTGGCTAAAGGGAATCAGCAAATCTCTGTGCTTCAAGCTCAACTTCaggtgtggaaaaaaataacttggtCTGCACACATGCATGTAGACAAGAACAGGAATAAATGTGTCAGCAAGTGTGTGATAATCTCCTGAGACCCGTGTTTCTTTAAGCAGGCACAGAACGAAGAGCTAAAAGTAGCTAGAGGACAGGCAGCAGAGGGAGCAAAGGAGCGACAGCGCTGGGAGGAGGTGGAGAAGGAAAACAGCCGGTTGAAGACGGAGATGGCATCTCTCCCTGTCCTTCAAAACGAGAACGAAAGGATGAAGAAAGAGCTGGAGTCTGTCCCGGCCCTGCAGAAAGAGCTGGAAACTCTGAGGTCCACTGTCACGGAGTTAAGAGGTACAGAAAACAGAAGAGGGGGGTCATGGAGTACAGCAAAAATATAGATAAGATAGTTGTTGAAATCAGGAAACATTTGTGTTGTTCTTGATTATACAGTTtgactttttgtgtttctttttattacttCAAGTAGCTACAAAGAGCTCTTCATCGCCCCCTACTGGTCAACCAGCAGAGCGCAGTCAGGCTTCAAAAAGGCCAtgggaggagaagaagaagaaagacttCAAAAGTGAGAAGTTTGAAGCAAGTGAgaagaaacagcagaaaaagagagaaaagccaCCAtggaaggaggaagaaaaaccAGAGCCTAAAGATGGGAATAGATGGGAATGGAATAAGTGGAAGCAGGAAAGAGGAAGAAGTGATGAGCCAAAAGAGAGAGTAAAGAGGCAAAGTGATGGCACACAGCAACGGAAGGGGAAAGACGAGAAGAAAGAGAAAGCTGACCGAGGTGAGGAAGGGAAGCTGTGGAAGGAAAAAGTAGGTGAGAAAAGAGAATGGATGGAGAAAAAAGAgtggaaaaaggaaaagcatGTGAACCAAGATAAACAGAGGGAGACAAAAGAATGGAAGGGAGGAAAGGATCGCCgacagaagcacagagagaCGCAAGAAAGTGAGGCGGAGAATGAACAGATGAAAGGAAAAGATGGTATCAAAAAAAGTGGTAAAGAGTGGAAGGAAAAGGGGGATAAGAAGGAGTACGGATGCAGGGATACGAGCATCAAGAACCGAGGTACAGAAGGAAAGGGAGGGAAGCACAGGGAGGACAGGAAAAACGGTGAAGGACAAAcgcagaaaaaggaaaagcaacGGTGGAACGAGTATGAAAGGAAGAGTGAAAAACAGGACAAAGAATGGAAGGGGGAGAAAACGGATCAACGGAAAAAGAGAGAGGAAAACTGGAAGAGTGAAGGAGTtaaagagaagaagaggagcaaAGACAAACAGCATTCTGGGAAAAACGGCAATGAGCACAAACCTGCTGCTCACGAGCATCTGTACGGAGAGCAGGCGCCGCCGCCTCACACGCACCACAAGCCCCCTGTAGGACAGCCCGAGTACTGGGCCCGCCAGAAAACCCGCCTCCAGCACGATCCCAGAGCGCCGCAGCACTGCGACTCCCCCGAAGCCTGCGCCCAGGCCGAGCGACTGCGCCCCGTCCCCCTAGCAGAGTTTGAGGCCGTCCTCCAAAACTACCTGGTCAAGGCGCAGGAGGCGGGCGTGGAGGAGTCCAACAGGGAGGAGCTCAGGAAGCTGGCCTCCGACTTCTTCAAGGACGGCGTTTTCATGCACACCCAGATGAGCTTTCAAAGCTTCGCCGAAGATGTAGCAGATATTTTAGAAGACTTTGTGGACTTTGGGCACGAAGGAGAGGAAGACAGCGAGCTGGAGGACGAAATGGAAGGGTTTGAACGGGAAGTCATGGAGAAGTTTTCAGTGGAAGCAGTTCAGGAGAAGGAGGAGCGAATCAAAGGACAGCAGAGAAACCGTGGCTGAATACTTGAAGGAACCGACTCATCAAATTTACGACCACTGTTACTTAAAGCGATGCATTTACCTGTTTGTCCTCCATTTCCTGTTTCCCTATGACTGAATGTTCACCTCTGCTGCTAAGCTAGCAACCGTTTCCTGCAACACGACACCTGTGCTGTCTCCACCTGCTGACCTGTTAACTATGGATGACCTGAAACTTTAACTCCTTTAATGAATGTTTCTCTAGACTTTGACaaatccacctttttttttttggttggttttcgtacaaaagaaacaacttaggtacatttttaacttaataaataatttataaaatgcTAATATGTTTAGCAAGTACATTTTGCACTAAGGATTTTATCACTAATGTCACATTTTCTCTGTTATGTCTTACTGCTGATCCGTTTGTACACAGATGTGGGGGCTTTTTTAAATGGCAGCATAAAGAATTCAgagtgttaaaatgtttggtaCTTCATTAAAACGTTGTGATGTGAAGACTTTGTCTTTCTTGTCTTAACCTTCCATGTAAAAATGTACACTACAGAACATCAGCACCACTTTGGAATCATTCtttaaatttgaccaaaaacaaaattttcacacaaaaagtCTACCAGTAATTCAACATGTTGGactcaaatatttgaaaagaaatggGTCAAATTTAGCATATTTATGCATGTGGACAGTTGTTAAAGTTTAACTTTCCACATTGATTATGGAGGCTGAAAGAGCAGCTTTCTTATTTACAAgattaatttttcatataaaatgacgtagaagtaaagaaatttgagtgttttctcttttaacgtttagtttatttctgacttgcataattttgacaaaacatattctTATGGAAAGGAAAATATTGCAACTTCTTGaaggatttattctggatttatTCCTGCCTGGTTTTATTCAGAGTTATGCTAAAAAGctatgtttttacagttttaaaaatgtagttttagtgtgtttaataaatattgatcCTGTTCTGGTCGCGACTTAGGGTGTCTTTTAGATTTTGCCCCCCTAcatggttgagtttgacacccctgccttagaaAGTGCACCACAAATAAACTTCGGTGCAGAAAGTTACTTtgcattcatgttgtgttgggagatttgttgtttttctaacattcatgtgtttctggaatcatttttctgatcattccaacacaacaaacacagtttttttctaagtttgtgttttgcCCTGAAAGACATCAAAGAATTAGTGCAATTGGTATTGAAATGGGAACAAAGACTgcagtttttaaattcaaagcattttttctgtCCATATTCCATGTTCTTATATGACGTCCCTTACCAACACACTTCAAGCATCTGATCCGACCCATCTGACCAGTTTCAgagccctttgtggcccacaagtcaaaaagttgccagttttagaaccctttgtggtcCACGGGTCAAAAAGTTGCCAGTTTTAGAACCGTTTATGGCTCAGGAGTCAAAAAGTTACCAGTTTTAGAACCCTCTGaggcccacgagtcaaaaagttgccagttttagaaccctttgaggcccacgagtcaaaaagttgCCAGTTTTAGAACCATTTGTGGTCCACGGGTCAAAAAGTTGCCAGTTTTAGAACcgtttgtggcccacaagtcaaaaagttgccagttttagaaccctttgaggcccacgagtcaaaaagttgccagttttagaaccctttgtggtcCACGGGTCAAAAAGTTGCCAGTTTTAGAACCGTTTATGGCTCACGAGTCAAAAAGTTGCcagttttagaaccctttgtggtcCACGGGTCAAAAAGTTGCCAGTTTTAGAACTGTTTGCGGCCAATGAGTCAAAAAGTTGCCAGTTTTAGAACCGTTTATGGCTCAGGAGTCAAAAAGTTACcagttttagaaccctttgtggtccacgagtcaaaaagttaccagttttagaaccctttgtggtcCACGAGTCAAAAATTTGCCAGTTTTAGAACCGTTTATGGTCCACGGGTCAAAAAGTTGCCAGTTTTAGAACCTTTTgaggcccacaagtcaaaaagttgccAGTTTTAGAACCATTTACGGCTtacaagtcaaaaagttgccAGTTTTAGAACCGTTTACGGctcacaagtcaaaaagttgccAGTTTTAGAACTGTTTGTGCTTCACGAGTCAAAAAGTTGCcagttttagaaccctttgaggcccacgagtcaaaaagttgGCCTACCCCTGTGTTAACACATCTGACTTTGGATCATACtcatttctttgctttttatctCTTAATTTCCCCTAATGTagataattcaaaataaaagcctttagtTTCTTTGCTTgattgttttgttaatttttattgtaGGAATTCTTCTGTGCTTTATTGCTCAGCATATAAAGTTTGCGTGCCTCATAGTTTCCCGTTAGGAAAATTGCAATAGATCATTAAAAATCAATCTTTTCCAACATTCTCTCCCTGGTGTACCACACACTTTTATAGAACCATTATTTAGCCTCTGGACCGGCTTGAGTTGAAGGGATGTTGAGTTCCTCCTCTCTCTTCATCCTGTGGGATGTTTAAACCaatttccattcatttttcttttaaatcataattacaaTAACTGAGAAACAAAGCAGAGTCACTTCCCTGCTGCGACTTATTTCCTCTAAACAGAAGTGACTGTTCTGCAGAACAATCCTTCTCCTTAGCTGCTGTCATCTCCTTCCCCTCTAACAAGAAGAACTAACTGCACCGTTTTAGGAGAAGACAGGTTaagtttgtgtgtatttgttgaAGTGCCAAAGGAGATgagatataaaaacatttgggaACATTTTGGGCATGAAACCAGCCAGCTTGTTAGCACTAACTGCCTCTCTAATGTGCCAGTTTTGGCTCCAGCTGGAGTTTTTTTGGGAGGTGAAGCCCAAGTGTCTTTTTCTCCAAAAGTTTTTGCAAGACTTTCTGTGCGATTAGAGGTTATTTACTGCCTTGTTTGTGCTCTCTGAAGAATTCTGCTTAGGAGTTTGTGgacaggagacaaaaaaaagaaggtatgAAAGaagcaaattattaaaaagaaagtgCTGCTTGTGCACACACCTTGTGATATATAATCTATTGAAACCCTCATTTACAGGCTCTTTTTCTGGTATTTTCCAGAATGAGGCAACACATTCAGCTATTCATTTATCTGGTTacatgtttaaagtttaaaagggCTCTGGAAAAAATCTGAAGTAATGATTTCTGTAGAGCTTTAAAAAGAACAAGCAGGCGTTGAACTCCTCAACACAAACTCTTGTTTCAAGGTGAGTTCACATCAACTTCCTGGTTTTGGAAATGCTATAATGGAGGAACAAAGAATATTTATCGGTTTACAATCAGTAGAGGCATAAAAAGAggcactttttgtgtttttcagctcATGATGGAGTCTGCCATCGATATCCTGATGTCTAAGTTTAAGGTGTACGCTGGAGTTGACGGTTC from Oryzias melastigma strain HK-1 linkage group LG16, ASM292280v2, whole genome shotgun sequence includes the following:
- the pbxip1b gene encoding pre-B-cell leukemia homeobox interacting protein 1b isoform X4 produces the protein MSGSSSSNSWTILSSEESAAETLRPVAADTQQRDTSHASTADEPHCEENHKPPNGAESAEGPPVEDYLISKGTSDQSGDLSSDHPSSSSTACSRDLIPPEGLSESPAQFTHSPTLSSDPQTLSACSTDEPTSSLLGTETLGSAEFTQGEKSKGGEGLRLQNEEHLHQEDGGPDHSQRNADSEEGAASHGSPDVGEEGAEKTREVGEQKEEEKRRKSLLSALEQIGRREEEEEEEEEFQMPQREDDSVLSLNKCILGAVILLGIGTIFFSEGDHVTREMRDADAPGKQEWLSPEALPPLVDADGSELLKKLAKGNQQISVLQAQLQAQNEELKVARGQAAEGAKERQRWEEVEKENSRLKTEMASLPVLQNENERMKKELESVPALQKELETLRSTVTELRVATKSSSSPPTGQPAERSQASKRPWEEKKKKDFKSEKFEASEKKQQKKREKPPWKEEEKPEPKDGNRWEWNKWKQERGRSDEPKERVKRQSDGTQQRKGKDEKKEKADRGEEGKLWKEKVGEKREWMEKKEWKKEKHVNQDKQRETKEWKGGKDRRQKHRETQESEAENEQMKGKDGIKKSGKEWKEKGDKKEYGCRDTSIKNRGTEGKGGKHREDRKNGEGQTQKKEKQRWNEYERKSEKQDKEWKGEKTDQRKKREENWKSEGVKEKKRSKDKQHSGKNGNEHKPAAHEHLYGEQAPPPHTHHKPPVGQPEYWARQKTRLQHDPRAPQHCDSPEACAQAERLRPVPLAEFEAVLQNYLVKAQEAGVEESNREELRKLASDFFKDGVFMHTQMSFQSFAEDVADILEDFVDFGHEGEEDSELEDEMEGFEREVMEKFSVEAVQEKEERIKGQQRNRG
- the pbxip1b gene encoding pre-B-cell leukemia homeobox interacting protein 1b isoform X3, encoding MSGSSSSNSWTILSSEESAAETLRPVAADTQQRDTSHASTADEPHCEENHKPPNGAESAEGPPVEDYLISKGTSDQSGDLSSDHPSSSSTACSRDLIPPEGLSESPAQFTHSPTLSSDPQTLSACSTDEPTSSLLGTETLGSAEFTQGEKSKGGEGLRLQNEEHLHQEDGGPDHSQRNADSEEASHGSPDVGEEGAEKTREVGEQKEEEKRRKSLLSALEQIGRREEEEEEEEEFQMPQREDDSVLSLNKCILGAVILLGIGTIFFSGVLMDLDGEGDHVTREMRDADAPGKQEWLSPEALPPLVDADGSELLKKLAKGNQQISVLQAQLQAQNEELKVARGQAAEGAKERQRWEEVEKENSRLKTEMASLPVLQNENERMKKELESVPALQKELETLRSTVTELRVATKSSSSPPTGQPAERSQASKRPWEEKKKKDFKSEKFEASEKKQQKKREKPPWKEEEKPEPKDGNRWEWNKWKQERGRSDEPKERVKRQSDGTQQRKGKDEKKEKADRGEEGKLWKEKVGEKREWMEKKEWKKEKHVNQDKQRETKEWKGGKDRRQKHRETQESEAENEQMKGKDGIKKSGKEWKEKGDKKEYGCRDTSIKNRGTEGKGGKHREDRKNGEGQTQKKEKQRWNEYERKSEKQDKEWKGEKTDQRKKREENWKSEGVKEKKRSKDKQHSGKNGNEHKPAAHEHLYGEQAPPPHTHHKPPVGQPEYWARQKTRLQHDPRAPQHCDSPEACAQAERLRPVPLAEFEAVLQNYLVKAQEAGVEESNREELRKLASDFFKDGVFMHTQMSFQSFAEDVADILEDFVDFGHEGEEDSELEDEMEGFEREVMEKFSVEAVQEKEERIKGQQRNRG
- the pbxip1b gene encoding pre-B-cell leukemia homeobox interacting protein 1b isoform X2, whose amino-acid sequence is MSGSSSSNSWTILSSEESAAETLRPVAADTQQRDTSHASTADEPHCEENHKPPNGAESAEGPPVEDYLISKGTSDQSGDLSSDHPSSSSTACSRDLIPPEGLSESPAQFTHSPTLSSDPQTLSACSTDEPTSSLLGTETLGSAEFTQGEKSKGGEGLRLQNEEHLHQEDGGPDHSQRNADSEEGAASHGSPDVGEEGAEKTREVGEQKEEEKRRKSLLSALEQIGRREEEEEEEEEFQMPQREDDSVLSLNKCILGAVILLGIGTIFFSGVLMDLDGEGDHVTREMRDADAPGKQEWLSPEALPPLVDADGSELLKKLAKGNQQISVLQAQLQAQNEELKVARGQAAEGAKERQRWEEVEKENSRLKTEMASLPVLQNENERMKKELESVPALQKELETLRSTVTELRATKSSSSPPTGQPAERSQASKRPWEEKKKKDFKSEKFEASEKKQQKKREKPPWKEEEKPEPKDGNRWEWNKWKQERGRSDEPKERVKRQSDGTQQRKGKDEKKEKADRGEEGKLWKEKVGEKREWMEKKEWKKEKHVNQDKQRETKEWKGGKDRRQKHRETQESEAENEQMKGKDGIKKSGKEWKEKGDKKEYGCRDTSIKNRGTEGKGGKHREDRKNGEGQTQKKEKQRWNEYERKSEKQDKEWKGEKTDQRKKREENWKSEGVKEKKRSKDKQHSGKNGNEHKPAAHEHLYGEQAPPPHTHHKPPVGQPEYWARQKTRLQHDPRAPQHCDSPEACAQAERLRPVPLAEFEAVLQNYLVKAQEAGVEESNREELRKLASDFFKDGVFMHTQMSFQSFAEDVADILEDFVDFGHEGEEDSELEDEMEGFEREVMEKFSVEAVQEKEERIKGQQRNRG
- the pbxip1b gene encoding pre-B-cell leukemia homeobox interacting protein 1b isoform X1 — protein: MSGSSSSNSWTILSSEESAAETLRPVAADTQQRDTSHASTADEPHCEENHKPPNGAESAEGPPVEDYLISKGTSDQSGDLSSDHPSSSSTACSRDLIPPEGLSESPAQFTHSPTLSSDPQTLSACSTDEPTSSLLGTETLGSAEFTQGEKSKGGEGLRLQNEEHLHQEDGGPDHSQRNADSEEGAASHGSPDVGEEGAEKTREVGEQKEEEKRRKSLLSALEQIGRREEEEEEEEEFQMPQREDDSVLSLNKCILGAVILLGIGTIFFSGVLMDLDGEGDHVTREMRDADAPGKQEWLSPEALPPLVDADGSELLKKLAKGNQQISVLQAQLQAQNEELKVARGQAAEGAKERQRWEEVEKENSRLKTEMASLPVLQNENERMKKELESVPALQKELETLRSTVTELRVATKSSSSPPTGQPAERSQASKRPWEEKKKKDFKSEKFEASEKKQQKKREKPPWKEEEKPEPKDGNRWEWNKWKQERGRSDEPKERVKRQSDGTQQRKGKDEKKEKADRGEEGKLWKEKVGEKREWMEKKEWKKEKHVNQDKQRETKEWKGGKDRRQKHRETQESEAENEQMKGKDGIKKSGKEWKEKGDKKEYGCRDTSIKNRGTEGKGGKHREDRKNGEGQTQKKEKQRWNEYERKSEKQDKEWKGEKTDQRKKREENWKSEGVKEKKRSKDKQHSGKNGNEHKPAAHEHLYGEQAPPPHTHHKPPVGQPEYWARQKTRLQHDPRAPQHCDSPEACAQAERLRPVPLAEFEAVLQNYLVKAQEAGVEESNREELRKLASDFFKDGVFMHTQMSFQSFAEDVADILEDFVDFGHEGEEDSELEDEMEGFEREVMEKFSVEAVQEKEERIKGQQRNRG